One region of Mycolicibacterium lutetiense genomic DNA includes:
- the dapB gene encoding 4-hydroxy-tetrahydrodipicolinate reductase, whose product MRVGVLGAKGKVGATMVHAVESAEDLTFSTGVDVGDPLTLLTDSKTDVVIDFTHPDVVMDNLKFLIDNGIHAVVGTTGFTWERIEQVEAWLKEKPESAVLIAPNFAIGAVLSMHFAQQAARYFESVEIIELHHPHKADAPSGTAARTAKLIAEARKGMPPNPDATSTGLEGARGADVDGVPVHSVRVAGLVAHQEVLFGTQGETLTIRHDSLDRSSFVPGVLLAVRKVGERPGLTIGIEPLLALS is encoded by the coding sequence ATGCGAGTTGGCGTTCTCGGGGCTAAGGGCAAAGTCGGCGCGACCATGGTGCACGCGGTCGAATCCGCGGAGGATCTGACGTTCTCGACCGGTGTCGACGTCGGCGATCCGCTGACGTTGCTCACCGACAGCAAGACTGACGTGGTCATCGACTTCACCCATCCCGACGTGGTGATGGACAACCTGAAGTTCCTCATCGACAACGGTATTCACGCCGTTGTCGGGACCACCGGATTCACCTGGGAGCGCATCGAACAGGTGGAAGCCTGGCTCAAGGAGAAGCCCGAGTCCGCGGTGCTCATCGCGCCGAACTTCGCCATCGGCGCCGTGCTCTCGATGCACTTCGCCCAGCAGGCGGCGCGCTATTTCGAATCGGTCGAGATCATCGAACTGCACCATCCGCACAAGGCCGACGCACCGTCCGGCACGGCCGCTCGGACCGCGAAGCTCATCGCCGAGGCGCGCAAGGGCATGCCGCCCAACCCGGACGCCACCAGCACCGGCCTGGAGGGAGCCCGCGGCGCCGATGTGGACGGCGTGCCGGTGCACTCGGTGCGGGTGGCCGGACTGGTCGCACACCAGGAGGTGCTGTTCGGAACGCAGGGGGAGACCCTGACGATCCGGCACGACAGCCTGGACCGGTCCTCGTTCGTGCCGGGCGTGCTCCTGGCCGTGCGCAAGGTCGGCGAGCGGC
- a CDS encoding 13E12 repeat family protein encodes MDNAVAGKLAALADAVTALRELPVASLSPAELLDVCSGLQETRNLIPTIEHAAVTALAEQSTAAQIGAKSWPEALRIRLRISATEARRRYRDAVNLGPRTSVTGQPLEPQRAATAAAQAGGWVTQEHIEILETFFQRCPAWISTAARTRFEEKLVAVAATNAPETLRQTVNEALYLLNQDGPEPVEDRCARRRGIVMGPQEPDGTSRISGWLTPELRAGLDAVFAKTAAPGMCNPADHNPCTNGTPTEEQIHADTRLPAQRTHDALLALTRSAMMSGQLGQHNGLPVSIVVTTTLQELQAGAGVAVTTGGTRLPIPDVIRLAAHAWHYLAVFDKHTNLPLHLGRARRIASPGQRLMLFARDRGCTAPANRSQVHHAQRDYAKGGRTNIDELALGCGPDQRLVSPGKWTTRINHHGKCEWIPPKLLDTGQARINTHHHPQLYLTDGGDDETDCQSN; translated from the coding sequence ATGGACAATGCGGTGGCCGGCAAGCTCGCCGCGTTGGCCGACGCGGTGACCGCGTTGCGGGAGTTGCCCGTCGCTTCCCTATCCCCCGCGGAGTTGCTGGACGTGTGCTCGGGCCTGCAGGAGACCCGCAACCTGATCCCGACGATCGAGCACGCCGCCGTCACGGCACTGGCCGAGCAGAGCACCGCCGCTCAGATCGGTGCGAAGTCCTGGCCCGAAGCCTTGCGGATCCGGTTACGGATCTCGGCGACCGAGGCCCGTCGCCGCTACCGCGACGCGGTGAATCTGGGACCCCGGACGTCGGTCACCGGGCAACCGTTGGAACCTCAACGGGCCGCGACGGCCGCTGCCCAAGCCGGCGGCTGGGTCACCCAGGAGCACATCGAAATCCTGGAGACTTTCTTCCAGCGCTGCCCGGCCTGGATCAGCACCGCCGCCCGGACCCGGTTCGAAGAGAAACTGGTCGCCGTTGCCGCCACCAACGCACCCGAGACGCTGCGCCAGACGGTCAACGAAGCCTTGTATCTGTTGAACCAGGACGGTCCCGAACCGGTCGAGGACCGCTGCGCGCGGCGCCGCGGCATCGTCATGGGGCCGCAAGAACCCGACGGCACCTCGCGCATTTCGGGATGGCTCACCCCTGAACTGCGCGCCGGGCTGGATGCCGTGTTCGCGAAAACGGCCGCACCGGGCATGTGCAACCCGGCCGACCACAACCCCTGCACCAACGGCACCCCCACCGAAGAACAGATCCACGCCGACACCCGCCTGCCGGCCCAACGCACCCACGACGCCCTGCTCGCCCTGACCCGCTCGGCGATGATGTCCGGACAGTTGGGCCAGCACAACGGACTGCCAGTCTCCATCGTGGTCACCACCACCCTGCAGGAACTGCAAGCCGGCGCCGGGGTCGCGGTCACCACCGGCGGAACCAGACTTCCGATCCCCGACGTGATCCGACTGGCCGCCCACGCCTGGCACTACCTGGCCGTCTTCGACAAACACACGAATCTGCCGTTGCATCTTGGCCGCGCTCGCCGCATCGCCTCACCCGGGCAACGCCTGATGCTGTTCGCCCGTGACCGCGGCTGCACCGCCCCCGCGAACCGGTCCCAGGTCCACCACGCCCAACGCGACTACGCCAAAGGTGGACGCACCAACATCGACGAACTGGCCCTGGGCTGTGGCCCCGACCAACGCCTGGTGAGCCCCGGCAAATGGACCACCCGCATCAACCACCACGGCAAGTGTGAGTGGATCCCGCCCAAACTGCTGGACACCGGCCAAGCTCGGATAAACACCCACCACCACCCTCAGCTCTACCTCACCGACGGTGGCGACGACGAAACCGACTGTCAGTCAAACTGA
- a CDS encoding META domain-containing protein, whose product MRLISLAPFAVAVLAFVGCSDNAAADDVDLTGRTFVSVQVEGDQIPGGGPLTVGFEGDQISTFAGCNHGSGTADLTDGRITTELAMTMMACPPPVGDADAWVSAFFGAKPAWSLSGDDLTLRTDATTVTLRDKKVVDPDRPLTGTTWQVTSLVSTQTITTSVALEQSKPTLTIADDGAVSGSTGCNRITGHATVSESSIEFGPLATTRMACPPEVTEVEQAVLRVLKGTVQTTRDADQLKLSGADGNGLVLRAQ is encoded by the coding sequence ATGCGTCTGATCTCGCTGGCACCTTTCGCCGTCGCCGTTCTCGCGTTCGTGGGGTGTTCCGACAACGCGGCCGCCGACGATGTCGACCTCACCGGGCGCACGTTCGTATCGGTGCAGGTCGAGGGTGACCAGATCCCCGGCGGCGGACCGCTGACGGTCGGTTTCGAGGGAGACCAGATCAGTACTTTCGCGGGCTGCAACCACGGTTCGGGCACCGCCGATCTGACCGATGGCCGGATCACCACCGAACTAGCGATGACCATGATGGCGTGTCCCCCGCCGGTCGGCGATGCGGACGCCTGGGTGTCGGCGTTCTTCGGGGCCAAGCCGGCCTGGTCACTGTCCGGGGATGACCTCACGTTGCGCACAGATGCCACCACTGTCACGTTGCGCGACAAGAAGGTGGTCGACCCCGACCGTCCGCTCACCGGCACCACCTGGCAGGTGACCAGCCTGGTATCGACACAGACGATCACCACCTCGGTCGCGCTCGAACAGTCCAAGCCCACATTGACCATCGCCGACGACGGTGCGGTCAGCGGTTCGACCGGCTGCAACCGGATCACCGGCCACGCAACCGTTTCGGAGTCCAGCATCGAGTTCGGTCCACTGGCCACCACCAGGATGGCTTGCCCTCCAGAGGTCACCGAGGTCGAACAGGCAGTGCTGCGCGTCCTCAAGGGCACGGTGCAGACCACCCGCGACGCGGATCAACTGAAGCTCTCCGGCGCGGACGGCAACGGGTTGGTGCTGCGCGCGCAGTGA
- a CDS encoding HTH-type transcriptional regulator AldR, translating into MVEGSSRQPERVTSSPKDVRPDLDEVDRRILLALHTDARMSNSALADAVGIAASTCHGRVRRLQESGVIRGFYTDIDPAAVGLSLQAMISVSLQSNARGKIRNFIAHIRTRPQVMDVYFLAGGDDFILHVAARDTDDLRAFVVENLNADADVAGTQTSLIFEHLRGASPL; encoded by the coding sequence ATGGTAGAAGGATCATCACGTCAGCCGGAGCGCGTGACCAGTTCACCGAAGGATGTTCGGCCGGATCTCGACGAAGTGGACCGTCGTATCCTGCTGGCGCTGCATACCGATGCCCGCATGTCCAACAGTGCACTGGCCGACGCGGTCGGTATCGCCGCGTCGACCTGCCACGGTCGGGTGCGCAGGCTGCAGGAGAGCGGGGTGATCCGGGGCTTCTACACCGACATCGATCCGGCGGCCGTGGGGCTCAGTCTGCAGGCCATGATCTCGGTGAGCCTGCAATCGAACGCGCGGGGCAAGATCCGCAATTTCATCGCCCACATCCGCACCCGGCCGCAAGTGATGGACGTCTACTTCCTGGCCGGGGGAGACGACTTCATCTTGCATGTGGCCGCGCGTGACACCGATGACCTACGAGCCTTCGTGGTGGAGAACCTCAACGCCGACGCCGATGTCGCCGGAACGCAGACCTCGCTGATCTTCGAGCACCTGCGCGGAGCGTCACCGCTCTGA
- the ald gene encoding alanine dehydrogenase — MLVGIPAEIKNNEYRVAITPAGVAELTRRGHDVIIQAGAGEGSAISDNDFKAAGAEIVATADQVWTEAELLLKVKEPIAAEYSRMRKGQTLFTYLHLAASKECTDALLASGTTSIAYETVQTADGALPLLAPMSEVAGRLSAQVGAYHLMRSHGGRGVLMGGVPGVAPAEVVVIGGGVAGYNAARIAKGMGAHVTVFDLNINTLRKIDNETNAGIETRYASSLELEEAVKKADLVIGAVLIPGAKAPKLVTNSTVAHMKPGAVLVDIAIDQGGCFEDSRPTTHDDPTFAVHDTVFYCVANMPGAVPRTSTFALTNATMPYVLTLADKGWKAACNADQALAKGLSTHEGALLSEQVAADLDMPFTDPAALLA; from the coding sequence ATGCTCGTCGGTATCCCGGCCGAGATCAAGAACAACGAGTACCGCGTGGCGATCACCCCGGCGGGTGTGGCCGAGCTGACCCGACGCGGCCATGACGTGATCATCCAGGCAGGTGCGGGCGAAGGTTCGGCCATCTCCGACAACGACTTCAAGGCCGCCGGCGCCGAGATCGTCGCCACGGCCGACCAGGTGTGGACCGAGGCCGAGTTGCTCCTCAAGGTCAAAGAGCCCATCGCGGCCGAGTACTCGCGCATGCGCAAGGGCCAGACGCTGTTCACCTATCTGCACCTGGCGGCATCCAAGGAATGCACCGACGCACTGCTGGCCTCGGGTACCACCTCGATCGCATATGAGACGGTTCAAACCGCCGACGGGGCGCTCCCCCTTCTCGCCCCGATGAGCGAGGTCGCGGGCCGACTTTCCGCGCAGGTCGGTGCCTACCACCTGATGCGGAGCCACGGTGGGCGAGGCGTCCTGATGGGCGGTGTGCCCGGCGTCGCCCCGGCCGAGGTCGTCGTCATCGGCGGTGGCGTCGCCGGCTACAACGCGGCCCGCATCGCCAAGGGCATGGGCGCCCACGTCACGGTGTTCGACCTGAACATCAACACGCTGCGCAAGATCGACAACGAGACCAACGCCGGCATCGAGACCCGTTACGCGTCGTCACTGGAACTCGAAGAGGCCGTCAAGAAGGCCGACCTGGTGATCGGCGCGGTCCTGATCCCGGGCGCCAAGGCCCCCAAGTTGGTCACCAACTCGACTGTGGCGCACATGAAACCCGGCGCGGTCCTGGTGGACATCGCCATCGACCAGGGTGGGTGTTTCGAGGATTCACGGCCCACCACCCACGACGATCCGACGTTCGCCGTCCATGACACCGTCTTCTACTGCGTGGCAAACATGCCCGGCGCGGTGCCGCGCACGTCGACGTTCGCACTGACCAACGCGACCATGCCGTACGTGCTCACGTTGGCCGACAAGGGCTGGAAGGCCGCTTGCAACGCCGATCAGGCACTGGCCAAGGGCCTCTCGACGCACGAGGGTGCGCTGCTGTCGGAGCAGGTCGCCGCGGACCTCGACATGCCGTTCACCGACCCGGCAGCGTTGCTGGCGTAG
- a CDS encoding DUF4334 domain-containing protein — translation MGVVLNQLFPTVPTTTAETLDIFDASEAVEPQFMLGTWHGAELPTGHPMDGLLAASGWWGKQFIDGESVHPLLFPSGDGASLWALNPMLAFGGLAVSNKIPLLRNRSMVAPIAALRPVLQTRAPKARLRTTRYRGVDTATMIYDQLPINDVFRRLADDAVIGAMDLRNSPNPYFFVLQRDDSLQVT, via the coding sequence GTGGGTGTCGTGCTGAACCAACTGTTCCCCACCGTTCCGACGACAACTGCTGAGACTCTGGATATCTTCGACGCCTCCGAGGCCGTCGAGCCGCAGTTCATGCTCGGCACCTGGCACGGTGCCGAATTGCCCACCGGACATCCGATGGACGGCCTGCTGGCGGCCAGCGGATGGTGGGGCAAACAGTTCATCGACGGCGAGTCCGTTCACCCGCTGCTGTTCCCCTCGGGTGACGGCGCATCGCTATGGGCCCTCAACCCGATGCTGGCATTCGGCGGCCTAGCGGTATCGAACAAGATTCCGCTACTTCGGAATCGGTCGATGGTGGCGCCGATCGCCGCCCTGCGACCCGTACTGCAAACCCGGGCACCCAAGGCCAGGTTGCGCACCACCCGCTACCGCGGCGTGGACACCGCGACGATGATCTACGACCAGCTGCCCATCAACGACGTGTTCCGGCGACTGGCCGACGATGCCGTGATCGGGGCGATGGACCTGCGGAACTCCCCCAACCCGTACTTCTTCGTCCTGCAGCGCGACGACTCGCTGCAGGTGACCTAG
- a CDS encoding Hsp20/alpha crystallin family protein, with product MVNLPVAHQPRPLLPELSEFFAGITPFAGLRPIFERNLMRIEDEVTEDHYELRAEIPGIDPASDVQITVADGQLSVKAERSERAETTARSEFSYGSFLRTVTLPAEADEENITAGYERGILTVRVPLSQSPAGARQIAIQGTENGSTAIESAEHSE from the coding sequence ATGGTTAACCTGCCCGTCGCGCACCAGCCCCGTCCGCTGCTGCCCGAGCTCTCGGAGTTCTTCGCCGGAATCACGCCGTTCGCCGGCCTGCGGCCGATCTTCGAGCGCAACCTGATGCGCATCGAGGACGAGGTCACCGAGGACCACTACGAACTGCGTGCCGAGATCCCCGGTATCGATCCGGCCAGCGACGTTCAGATCACCGTGGCCGACGGCCAGCTGAGTGTGAAGGCCGAGCGGTCCGAACGTGCCGAAACCACCGCCCGCTCGGAGTTCTCCTACGGCTCCTTCCTGCGCACCGTGACGCTGCCCGCCGAGGCCGACGAGGAGAACATCACCGCCGGCTACGAGCGCGGCATCCTGACCGTGCGCGTGCCGCTGTCGCAGAGCCCCGCAGGGGCCCGACAGATCGCGATCCAGGGCACCGAGAACGGCTCGACCGCAATCGAATCCGCCGAGCACTCAGAGTAA
- the bla gene encoding class A beta-lactamase — protein MTGLSRRNVLIGSLVAAAAVGTGVGSAAPVFAAPVDDRIAELEGRHNALIGLYAANLDSGRTLTHRSDEMFAMCSTFKGYAAARVLQLVGSGRLSLDNRVFVDPEAIVPNSPVTETHAGAEMTLAQLCQAALQRSDNTAANLLLKTIGGPAAITAFARSVGDERTRLDRWEVELNAAIPGDPRDTSTPAALAGGYRAILAGDALSPPQRRQLEDWMRANQTSSMRAGLPEGWTTADKTGSGDYGSTNDAGIAFGPDGQRLLLVMMTRSQADDPKADNLRPLIGELTALVLPSLL, from the coding sequence ATGACTGGACTCTCGCGGCGCAATGTTCTGATCGGTTCGCTGGTGGCGGCTGCGGCAGTTGGTACCGGTGTGGGTAGTGCCGCACCGGTTTTTGCCGCCCCGGTTGATGACCGGATCGCCGAACTGGAAGGTCGTCACAACGCCCTGATCGGGCTGTATGCGGCCAATCTGGACTCCGGGCGGACACTCACACATCGGTCCGATGAGATGTTCGCGATGTGTTCGACGTTCAAAGGCTATGCGGCCGCGCGCGTGCTTCAGCTGGTCGGGAGCGGGCGGCTGTCGCTGGACAACCGGGTGTTCGTCGACCCGGAGGCGATCGTGCCGAACTCACCGGTGACCGAGACCCATGCCGGTGCCGAGATGACGCTGGCGCAGTTGTGCCAGGCTGCGCTGCAGCGCAGCGATAACACCGCGGCCAACCTGCTGCTGAAAACGATTGGCGGGCCGGCCGCTATCACGGCGTTCGCCCGCAGCGTCGGAGACGAGCGCACCCGCTTGGACCGCTGGGAGGTTGAGCTGAACGCGGCGATACCGGGGGACCCGCGGGATACCAGCACCCCTGCGGCACTGGCTGGCGGATACCGCGCGATCCTGGCCGGTGACGCTTTGAGCCCGCCGCAGCGGCGCCAGTTGGAGGACTGGATGCGGGCCAACCAGACCTCGAGCATGCGTGCCGGACTTCCGGAAGGCTGGACCACCGCTGACAAGACCGGTAGCGGGGATTACGGCAGCACCAACGACGCCGGGATCGCCTTTGGACCCGACGGGCAACGGTTGCTGTTGGTGATGATGACGCGGTCGCAGGCTGATGACCCTAAGGCCGACAACCTGCGCCCGCTCATCGGTGAGCTGACGGCGCTGGTGCTGCCGTCGTTACTCTGA
- a CDS encoding M16 family metallopeptidase, whose amino-acid sequence MASARHKAFALNTTEVRRTDLPGGLRVVTEYIPSVRSASVGVWVGVGSRDEGRSVAGAAHFLEHLLFKATPTRTAVDIAQAVDAVGGELNAFTTREHTCYYAHVLDTDLELAVDLVADVVLRGRCATEDVEVERDVVLEELAMRDDDPEDSLGDVFLTAMFGDHPVGRPVIGSVESIETMTRAQLHSFHVRRYTPERMIVAVAGNIDHDVVVSLVRQHFGPRLETGRSAVAPRKGAGRVGGKPSLLVVDRDGEQTHVSLGVRTPGRHWGHRWALSVLNTALGGGLSSRLFQQIRESRGLAYSVYSTVDTFSDSGALSVYAGCQPERFDEVIRVTTEVLEGVARDGITADECRIAKGSLRGGLVLGLEDSGSRMHRIGRSELNYGEHRTIDHTLAQIEAVTLEEVNAVAHQLLSRDYGAAVLGPHRSKKTLPQQLQSIAG is encoded by the coding sequence ATCGCCTCAGCTCGGCACAAGGCGTTTGCACTGAATACCACTGAGGTCCGCCGGACAGATCTGCCCGGCGGACTCCGGGTGGTCACCGAGTACATCCCGTCGGTGCGTTCGGCATCCGTCGGGGTCTGGGTGGGTGTCGGTTCCCGCGACGAAGGACGAAGCGTCGCGGGTGCCGCACATTTCCTGGAACACTTGCTGTTCAAGGCCACCCCGACGCGTACCGCAGTCGACATCGCGCAGGCTGTCGATGCCGTCGGCGGTGAGTTGAACGCGTTCACCACGCGCGAGCACACCTGTTATTACGCGCATGTGCTCGACACCGACCTCGAGCTTGCAGTCGACCTGGTGGCCGACGTCGTGCTGCGCGGCCGGTGCGCCACCGAGGATGTCGAGGTGGAACGCGATGTCGTCCTCGAAGAGCTCGCCATGCGCGACGACGATCCCGAGGACAGTCTCGGCGACGTCTTCCTCACCGCGATGTTCGGCGATCACCCGGTCGGACGGCCGGTGATCGGCAGCGTCGAGTCGATCGAGACGATGACGCGGGCGCAGCTGCACTCGTTCCATGTCCGTCGTTACACGCCCGAACGGATGATCGTGGCGGTCGCGGGCAACATCGATCACGACGTGGTCGTGTCGTTGGTCCGGCAGCATTTCGGCCCGCGGCTTGAAACCGGGCGTAGCGCGGTGGCGCCGCGCAAGGGCGCGGGACGGGTCGGGGGCAAGCCGTCGTTGCTCGTTGTCGACCGCGATGGCGAGCAGACCCACGTGTCGCTGGGTGTTCGCACACCCGGCCGGCACTGGGGACACCGGTGGGCGCTGTCGGTGCTCAACACCGCACTCGGCGGAGGCCTGAGTTCCCGTCTGTTCCAGCAGATTCGGGAATCCCGCGGCCTGGCGTACTCGGTGTACTCGACGGTGGACACCTTCTCCGACAGCGGTGCGCTCTCGGTGTACGCCGGGTGCCAGCCGGAACGGTTCGACGAGGTGATCCGGGTGACCACCGAGGTTTTGGAAGGTGTTGCCCGAGACGGGATCACCGCCGACGAATGCCGGATCGCCAAGGGCTCGTTGCGTGGTGGGCTGGTACTGGGTCTGGAGGATTCGGGTTCGCGCATGCACCGGATCGGGCGCAGCGAGCTCAATTACGGTGAACACCGGACCATCGATCACACGCTGGCGCAGATCGAGGCCGTAACCCTCGAAGAGGTCAATGCGGTGGCGCATCAGTTGCTGTCCCGCGACTACGGTGCCGCCGTGCTCGGCCCGCATCGGTCGAAAAAGACTCTGCCGCAACAACTTCAATCTATCGCCGGCTGA
- a CDS encoding polyribonucleotide nucleotidyltransferase, with protein sequence MSVVELEDGVFESTATIDNGSFGTRTIRFETGRLAQQAAGAVVAYLDDETMLLSATTASKTPKDHFDFFPLTIDVEERMYAAGRIPGSFFRREGRPSTDAILTCRLIDRPLRPSFVSGLRNEIQVVVTVLSLDPKDLYDVLAINAASASTQISGLPFSGPVGGVRVALIDGQWVAFPTVEQLERAVFDMVVAGRKVADDVAIMMVEAEATENVIELVAGGAGAPTETVVAEGLEAAKPFIAALCDAQAALAEKAAKEIAEYPLFPDYADDVFEAVASVATDALTEALTIAGKHERDDRTNEIKVEVLDRLGETFAGREKEIGAAYRSLTKKLVRQRILTDHFRIDGRGVTDIRALSAEVAIIPRAHGSALFERGETQIMGVTTLDMVKMAQQIDSLGPETSKRYMHHYNFPPFSTGETGRVGSPKRREIGHGALAERALVPVLPSVEEFPYAIRQVSEALSSNGSTSMGSVCASTLSLLNAGVPLKAPVAGIAMGLVSDQVDGETRYVTLTDILGAEDAFGDMDFKCAGTKDFVTALQLDTKLDGIPSQVLAGALAQAKDARLTILDVMAEAIDAPDEMSPYAPRITTIKVPVDKIGEVIGPKGKMINSITEETGASISIEDDGTVFVGASNGEAAQAAIDKINAIANPQLPKIGERFLGTVVKTTDFGAFVSLLPGRDGLVHISKLGRGKRINKVEDVAKVGDKLRVEIADIDNRGKISLVLVAEESAEQAGAVDGAPVPAEAAPAAES encoded by the coding sequence ATGTCTGTAGTTGAACTTGAAGACGGTGTGTTCGAATCCACCGCAACCATCGATAACGGGAGCTTCGGCACCCGCACCATCCGTTTTGAGACCGGCCGGCTGGCCCAGCAGGCCGCCGGCGCCGTCGTCGCCTACCTCGACGACGAGACCATGCTGCTGAGCGCGACCACCGCCAGCAAGACGCCGAAGGATCACTTCGACTTCTTCCCGCTGACCATCGACGTCGAGGAGCGGATGTACGCCGCGGGCCGTATCCCCGGCTCGTTCTTCCGCCGTGAGGGCCGTCCCTCCACCGATGCGATCCTGACCTGTCGCCTGATCGACCGGCCGCTGCGCCCGTCGTTCGTCAGCGGCCTGCGTAACGAGATCCAGGTCGTGGTGACCGTGCTGAGCCTGGATCCCAAGGATCTCTACGACGTGCTCGCCATCAACGCCGCCTCGGCGTCGACGCAGATCTCCGGCCTGCCGTTCTCCGGACCGGTAGGCGGCGTGCGTGTCGCGCTGATCGACGGCCAGTGGGTGGCATTCCCGACCGTCGAGCAGCTCGAGCGGGCTGTCTTCGACATGGTCGTCGCCGGCCGTAAGGTCGCCGACGACGTGGCCATCATGATGGTCGAGGCCGAGGCCACCGAGAACGTGATCGAGCTCGTCGCGGGCGGCGCCGGTGCGCCGACCGAGACCGTCGTGGCCGAGGGCCTGGAGGCCGCCAAGCCGTTCATCGCGGCGCTGTGCGACGCCCAGGCCGCGTTGGCAGAGAAGGCCGCCAAGGAGATCGCCGAGTACCCGTTGTTCCCGGACTACGCCGACGACGTCTTCGAAGCCGTCGCCTCGGTGGCCACCGACGCGCTTACCGAGGCGTTGACCATCGCCGGCAAGCACGAGCGCGATGACCGCACCAACGAGATCAAGGTCGAGGTTCTCGACCGTCTCGGCGAGACCTTCGCGGGCCGCGAGAAGGAAATCGGCGCGGCCTACCGCTCGCTGACCAAGAAGCTTGTGCGCCAGCGCATCCTGACCGACCATTTCCGCATCGACGGCCGCGGTGTCACCGACATCCGCGCCCTTTCGGCCGAGGTGGCCATCATTCCGCGGGCGCACGGCAGCGCGTTGTTCGAGCGCGGCGAGACCCAGATCATGGGTGTCACCACGCTGGACATGGTCAAGATGGCTCAGCAGATCGACTCGCTGGGACCCGAGACCTCCAAGCGCTACATGCACCACTACAACTTCCCGCCGTTCTCGACCGGTGAGACCGGCCGTGTCGGCTCGCCCAAGCGTCGTGAGATCGGCCACGGCGCGCTCGCCGAGCGCGCCCTGGTTCCGGTTCTGCCCAGCGTGGAGGAGTTCCCCTACGCCATCCGCCAGGTGTCCGAGGCGCTGAGCTCGAACGGCTCCACGTCGATGGGCTCGGTCTGTGCCTCGACCCTGTCGTTGCTCAATGCGGGTGTGCCGCTGAAGGCCCCGGTGGCCGGCATCGCCATGGGACTGGTCTCCGACCAGGTCGACGGTGAGACCCGTTACGTGACGCTGACCGACATCCTCGGCGCCGAGGATGCCTTCGGCGACATGGACTTCAAGTGTGCAGGCACCAAGGACTTCGTCACCGCGCTGCAGCTCGACACCAAGCTCGACGGCATCCCCTCGCAGGTGCTGGCCGGTGCGCTGGCGCAGGCCAAGGATGCCCGGCTGACGATCCTGGACGTGATGGCCGAGGCCATCGACGCGCCGGACGAGATGAGCCCGTACGCACCGCGGATCACCACGATCAAGGTCCCGGTCGACAAGATCGGCGAGGTCATCGGGCCCAAGGGCAAGATGATCAACTCGATCACCGAGGAGACCGGCGCGTCGATCTCGATCGAGGACGACGGCACCGTGTTCGTCGGCGCCTCCAACGGCGAAGCGGCCCAGGCCGCGATCGACAAGATCAACGCGATCGCCAACCCGCAGCTGCCCAAGATCGGTGAGCGGTTCCTCGGAACTGTCGTCAAGACCACCGATTTCGGCGCGTTCGTGTCGCTGCTGCCGGGTCGTGACGGCCTGGTCCACATCTCGAAGCTGGGCCGTGGCAAGCGGATCAACAAGGTCGAGGACGTGGCCAAGGTCGGCGACAAGCTTCGGGTCGAGATCGCCGATATCGACAACCGCGGCAAGATCTCGCTGGTGCTCGTCGCCGAAGAGTCGGCGGAGCAGGCCGGTGCGGTGGACGGTGCCCCGGTGCCGGCCGAAGCTGCTCCGGCTGCCGAGTCCTGA
- the lppU gene encoding LppU family putative lipoprotein, with protein sequence MPKLSAAASLGAAAILFIGGLTACASAAAADMKAGDCLKMSGTYERPDANRAECGSNASNYKVISVLTDSDQCPVDVDTYYSVRSAFSEETQTLCLDIDWITGGCMSIDPENDKDPYRVDCADSSAPHRQRATEVLRGVSNVDQCVSGVGYAYSERQFTVCVEDVS encoded by the coding sequence GTGCCAAAACTTTCCGCGGCTGCCTCTTTGGGGGCAGCCGCGATACTTTTCATCGGCGGATTGACCGCATGCGCATCCGCTGCGGCCGCGGACATGAAGGCAGGGGACTGCCTGAAGATGAGCGGTACGTACGAGCGCCCGGACGCCAACCGGGCGGAGTGCGGCAGCAACGCGTCGAACTACAAAGTGATCTCGGTGCTTACCGACTCTGACCAGTGCCCGGTCGACGTCGACACCTACTACTCGGTGCGCAGTGCATTCAGCGAGGAGACTCAGACCCTCTGTCTGGACATCGACTGGATCACCGGCGGTTGCATGAGCATCGATCCGGAGAACGACAAAGACCCGTATCGGGTGGACTGCGCGGATTCGTCTGCGCCGCACCGGCAACGGGCCACCGAGGTTCTTCGCGGAGTGTCGAACGTCGATCAGTGCGTCAGCGGAGTGGGCTACGCCTACTCGGAACGCCAGTTCACCGTATGTGTGGAGGACGTGTCCTAG